From Polynucleobacter sp. JS-JIR-II-b4, a single genomic window includes:
- a CDS encoding serine hydrolase has product MKKLQAISLVASLLVSTTLFAADSVKAPLPLSATPGQGFSQAGLKRIDAFFADQIAANNMAGAVLAVTKNGKLTIFKPYGYLDKANNRPMTTDAIFNLASMTKVMTSVSALTFYEEGKLPLNAPISNWLPQFKEMKVGQVDADGKLSVVPAKNPITVQDLMRHTNGLTYGGRGATPVHKLYPAGSAPAAVQYTAQEFIDKLASNPLLYEPGTAWDYGFGLDVLGIIEEKIAGKPLGAVMQERIWNKVGMPNTTFELAEKDRIRLAQPLPLDPFTGKPQKVDIHTQKVKFDCGGSCAYSTAGDYIRFGQMLLNGGSLEGKSVLGPETVAFMTSNHLNKDIKNNVSGTEPGRVGYGFGLGVAVRTDRGLAAINGNVGDYTWNGAYGTIFWADPKEQMVVVMMGVAPGEIRKVHREQLNAVIYGALER; this is encoded by the coding sequence ATGAAAAAATTACAGGCAATCAGCCTCGTTGCTAGTTTATTAGTCAGTACAACTCTATTTGCCGCCGATAGTGTAAAAGCACCATTGCCGCTTAGCGCAACTCCTGGGCAAGGATTTAGCCAAGCAGGTCTCAAGCGAATTGATGCATTTTTTGCTGATCAGATTGCCGCCAATAATATGGCTGGGGCTGTACTAGCGGTCACTAAAAACGGTAAGCTCACTATTTTCAAGCCGTATGGATATTTAGATAAGGCAAATAACAGACCTATGACGACCGATGCCATCTTTAATTTGGCATCGATGACTAAAGTCATGACTTCAGTGAGCGCCTTAACCTTCTACGAGGAGGGTAAGTTACCCTTAAATGCACCCATTTCCAATTGGTTGCCTCAGTTTAAGGAGATGAAGGTGGGACAAGTGGATGCTGATGGAAAATTAAGTGTAGTGCCAGCTAAAAATCCTATCACCGTGCAAGATCTCATGCGTCACACTAATGGCTTAACGTATGGTGGACGGGGTGCCACTCCTGTGCACAAATTGTATCCAGCTGGATCAGCACCAGCTGCAGTTCAATATACCGCCCAAGAATTTATCGATAAATTAGCTAGTAATCCACTTTTATATGAACCAGGAACTGCTTGGGATTATGGTTTTGGGCTTGATGTACTAGGGATTATTGAAGAAAAAATTGCTGGTAAACCTTTGGGTGCAGTGATGCAAGAACGTATCTGGAATAAAGTTGGCATGCCCAATACCACTTTTGAACTTGCTGAAAAAGATCGTATTCGTTTAGCGCAGCCTTTACCGCTAGACCCATTCACTGGCAAACCACAGAAGGTTGACATTCATACGCAGAAAGTGAAATTTGATTGTGGTGGCTCATGCGCCTACTCCACAGCTGGCGATTACATTCGCTTTGGTCAAATGTTGCTCAATGGTGGAAGTCTAGAAGGTAAAAGCGTCTTGGGGCCAGAGACAGTGGCTTTTATGACATCAAACCATCTTAATAAAGATATTAAAAACAATGTAAGCGGTACTGAGCCCGGTCGTGTAGGTTATGGATTTGGTTTGGGTGTAGCAGTTCGAACTGATAGAGGTTTGGCAGCAATTAACGGTAACGTTGGAGACTACACTTGGAATGGCGCTTATGGAACGATATTTTGGGCCGATCCTAAAGAGCAGATGGTAGTGGTAATGATGGGTGTGGCACCGGGAGAGATTCGGAAAGTGCACCGTGAGCAATTGAATGCCGTGATTTATGGCGCCTTAGAAAGATAA
- a CDS encoding glycosyltransferase family A protein encodes MKQLNALSQSIDQEVNIPLVTVILSTYNWSAVLPYSIGTVLNQTFVNFELLVIGDGCTDDSKQVVESFQDSRVRWINLTRNSGSQSGPNNEGLRQARGKLIAYLGHDDLWSQYHLESLISFCREKEDVFASAAIIWFEEDCKVRFIGALNELMDKPNYANTSAIMHSRSLIDQVGFWKEYSSGQNFYPDLEFFARMKIIQPKFMIGSVSVAKVPASWRKNIYKRLDITPQKILFDALVENPLFLRETALAFYAAKDNRLINADALWRMVKRPLEFVRHTIENLQLRYVQQRAGYSSQDEATTRNHYEEYRRFKGLE; translated from the coding sequence TTGAAACAGCTGAATGCACTCTCGCAATCTATCGATCAAGAGGTCAATATACCTCTGGTTACGGTCATACTTTCAACTTACAACTGGAGTGCAGTTCTACCATATTCAATTGGAACGGTTTTAAATCAAACCTTTGTTAATTTTGAGCTCTTAGTAATAGGTGATGGCTGCACAGATGATTCGAAGCAAGTTGTAGAGAGCTTTCAAGACTCGCGTGTGCGATGGATAAATTTAACGAGAAATTCTGGTAGCCAATCAGGTCCAAACAATGAGGGATTGAGACAGGCTAGAGGCAAATTAATTGCATATCTTGGTCATGATGATTTATGGTCACAATATCATCTTGAATCATTGATTTCATTTTGTCGAGAAAAAGAAGATGTATTTGCATCAGCCGCAATCATCTGGTTTGAGGAGGATTGCAAAGTGCGATTTATCGGTGCTCTCAATGAGCTCATGGATAAGCCTAACTACGCCAATACAAGCGCAATCATGCATAGTCGATCTTTAATAGATCAAGTTGGTTTTTGGAAGGAATATAGTTCAGGGCAAAACTTTTATCCGGACTTAGAATTTTTCGCACGAATGAAGATAATTCAGCCAAAATTCATGATCGGATCTGTAAGTGTTGCAAAAGTTCCCGCGTCCTGGAGAAAAAATATATATAAGAGACTAGATATCACGCCTCAAAAGATTTTATTTGATGCGTTGGTTGAAAATCCCTTATTTCTTCGAGAGACTGCATTGGCTTTTTATGCGGCAAAAGATAACAGGCTTATTAATGCAGATGCTCTATGGCGAATGGTTAAACGACCTTTAGAATTTGTTAGACACACCATTGAAAATCTTCAATTACGTTATGTTCAGCAGCGCGCTGGGTACTCATCCCAAGATGAGGCCACAACTCGAAATCACTACGAAGAGTACCGCCGCTTTAAAGGCCTTGAATAA
- a CDS encoding dTDP-4-dehydrorhamnose 3,5-epimerase family protein: protein MLELENIEGFEFASKKTSLTAADGTPLLSPIEGLIFRPMRAVSHDKGYLTEIYRTDWGVTDLPLVQINSTTTFPGQVRAWGIHQNITDRLFALSGSLCVAVFDGRKHSKTYGCVNEFFIGEHSQGLVLIPPGLWHGWKNIGNAEATIISMPSDLYNYDDPDRWELPWDSLKAEQAIPYRWPVGANS from the coding sequence ATGTTAGAGCTCGAAAATATTGAAGGATTTGAATTTGCTAGTAAAAAAACATCCTTAACTGCTGCTGATGGCACGCCTTTGTTATCGCCTATTGAGGGATTGATATTTCGGCCCATGAGAGCTGTTTCTCATGATAAGGGGTACCTTACTGAAATCTATAGAACGGATTGGGGTGTTACGGATCTTCCCTTGGTTCAAATTAATTCAACAACCACTTTTCCTGGGCAAGTGCGGGCTTGGGGCATACATCAAAATATCACTGATAGGCTGTTCGCATTGTCTGGCTCACTATGTGTGGCGGTTTTTGATGGCCGTAAGCACTCAAAGACCTATGGATGTGTAAACGAATTTTTTATAGGCGAGCACTCTCAAGGGCTAGTGCTCATACCTCCAGGCCTCTGGCATGGATGGAAAAATATCGGTAACGCCGAAGCCACTATCATTAGTATGCCGAGCGATCTATACAACTATGACGACCCCGATCGATGGGAATTACCATGGGATTCCTTAAAAGCAGAGCAAGCTATTCCATACCGATGGCCTGTTGGGGCTAACTCATAA
- a CDS encoding glycosyltransferase family A protein — protein MRNVNTEPTFSIIVCNFNYADFVSDAIFSALNQDYPISHFEVITVDDGSSDHSRSIIDSFKHHANFSAIFHKKNDGQYAAFKSGIESAKHNWICLLDSDDIFFRDKLKTLALFINKKIDVDLFLCHDLKMWNQETGYSEQWFNKHLIQNDSSTINDFVSTYPFTVPCGLIFHSSIIGLLLDQISPNEWKRGADNPLVWGAFLINQKISYLHQTLAIYRIHQDNFFMGSEGNGFSPKINPFDRWPKLLNFIENLNDSNVANSQFIHNKNKLIAALKKFSEL, from the coding sequence GTGCGAAATGTAAATACTGAACCGACATTCTCAATCATTGTCTGTAATTTTAACTACGCCGATTTTGTTAGCGATGCAATTTTTAGCGCCCTTAATCAAGATTATCCCATCAGTCATTTTGAAGTCATTACCGTTGATGATGGATCTTCAGACCATTCAAGATCCATAATAGATAGCTTCAAACATCACGCAAATTTTTCCGCGATCTTCCATAAAAAAAATGATGGTCAATATGCTGCCTTCAAATCAGGCATTGAGTCAGCCAAGCATAACTGGATATGCTTGCTAGACTCAGATGATATTTTTTTTCGCGATAAACTGAAGACACTGGCACTATTTATTAATAAAAAAATAGATGTTGATTTATTCTTATGCCACGATCTGAAAATGTGGAATCAAGAAACTGGGTACTCCGAGCAATGGTTTAATAAACACTTAATACAAAACGATAGTTCTACGATCAATGATTTTGTATCCACCTACCCTTTCACAGTCCCATGCGGCCTTATTTTTCACTCCAGCATCATTGGCCTACTTTTAGATCAAATATCGCCTAATGAATGGAAACGAGGAGCCGACAATCCTTTAGTCTGGGGGGCTTTTCTGATAAATCAAAAAATTAGCTACCTACACCAAACTTTAGCAATTTATCGCATCCATCAAGATAATTTCTTTATGGGCTCTGAGGGAAATGGTTTTTCTCCAAAAATAAATCCGTTTGATAGATGGCCAAAGCTATTAAATTTTATTGAAAATCTTAATGATTCAAATGTTGCAAACTCCCAATTTATTCATAACAAAAATAAGTTGATTGCGGCCTTAAAAAAATTCTCTGAGCTCTAG